Proteins from one Planctomyces sp. SH-PL62 genomic window:
- a CDS encoding DUF1549 domain-containing protein, giving the protein MGRTTCDDGRPRRGRAWLGMSAATVFAMIAGPASGEEPAAATAKAEPAKISYDKQVRPILQAKCQGCHQPAKAGGGYVMTAFDRLLKGGEVEGAAIAAGKPDESPLLEQITPHDGKAAMPRNAPPLAPADIELITTWIAQGAVDDTPAGAGSRVDAEHPPEYARAPVVPALAFSPDGSLLAVAGFHEILLWKSDGSELVARLVGLSERVDSLAFSPDGSRLAATGGDPGRRGEVQVWNVAERKLELSTSVSFDVVFGASWSPDGTRIAFGCTDNSARAIDAKTGEQVLFMGSHSDWALDTVFSADGSHLVSVGRDMSAKLTEIAEQRFVDNVTSITPGALRGGLKALARHPSRDEIVIGGSDGQPKVYRIFRQTVRVIGDDSNLMRELPSLPGRVTSVCVSPDGLRIAASSSLEGVAGEVAVYSYEFSDAFPDAIKAIQAKVVTSRSAEENAAVDAYHKEGVKEIARFKTTAGGLYATDFRPDRKVLATAGGDGLVRLIDAETGALVKEFVPVPISGSAEGNLAAAAAPAALALPEEPTASEALPAGAVVSALEVEPRAIVLDSPAAYAQIVATAVLASGETIDATRMVDLKVEGNAVEVSRGGLAKPRADGSAKVVLALAGRTVEIPAEVHGFAAPMRPDFVRDVAPVLSRMGCNQGTCHGSAQGKNGFKLSLRGYDPLYDVTAFTDDDAARRVNPASPEDSLMLDKPTGVVPHGGGVLMEPGDAYYEVVRSWIAQGARLDRSSAKVAAIEVFPRNPVVQLPGSVQQIRVVATYHDGGSRDVTREAFLESGDTEVAATRAHGLVSAIRRGEAPILVRYEGSYASTTLTVMGDRTGFAWTPPPSYGRIDDLVAAKWERLKIQPSDLCTDAEFLRRASLDLTGLPPSADEVRAFLADPTESKAKREALVDRLIGSPAFVDYWTNKWADLLQVNRKFLGAEGAAAFRDWIRAQVAADAPYDEFARQILTAAGSNKDNPAASYYKILRDPEATMENTTQLFLGVRFNCNKCHDHPFERWTQDQYYETAAFFAQVDLKPDPAAGGQTIGGSAVETPRPLYEVVSDSGTTEVIHDRTKEPTAPKFPFDCEHPKAEAGSSRRAELASWISSSDNPYFARGYVNRLWGYLFGVGLVEPLDDVRAGNPPSNPELLDHLTDEFVQGGFRARNILRRICTSRTYQLSVEANPFNADDKTNFSHAVARRLPAEVLYDAVNLATGSISRIPGVPPGTRASALPDSGVELPSGFLSAFGRPVRESACECERSSSLQLGPVMALVSGPTLADALADPDNALTKLAASQNDDARLVAELFLRILNRPATPDEVAAAASAFQEVDEDHKRLAEALGAKEAEFAAERPRIERERLAALAAAEAELAAFDADQAPKLAEREKARAEKLAAVEADAKAYEAQLVAKVAEWEKANAGSVVDPWVAIDPKATAASSGATLAKQADGSIVVTGTNKNGELTITAETDLEGVAAVRLEALTDPGQPRNGPGRASDGNFVLTEFQLSAAPKAAPDQAKPIGLHAALADFSQGEFDVAKAVDGNLDDQRGWAVAPRTGLLHWATFQTREPVGGPGGTVLTFKLHHRFQDVWTLGRFRISIARKADVGLGLPEPLRAVLATAPDVRTPAQVDLLLGYHKGMDQGYLDRQAALAAARAPLPADPARAVLQARVEAARQPAVPPAALVQLRRDLDMSVQQAASRRLTAAQDVAWALINSPEFLFNH; this is encoded by the coding sequence ATGGGTCGAACGACGTGCGATGACGGTCGGCCGCGACGCGGTCGGGCCTGGCTGGGGATGTCGGCGGCGACGGTCTTCGCCATGATCGCGGGCCCGGCGTCCGGCGAGGAGCCGGCGGCGGCGACCGCGAAGGCGGAGCCGGCGAAGATCAGCTACGACAAGCAGGTCCGGCCGATCCTCCAGGCGAAATGCCAGGGCTGCCACCAGCCGGCGAAGGCCGGCGGCGGCTACGTGATGACGGCGTTCGACCGCCTCCTGAAGGGGGGAGAGGTCGAGGGGGCCGCGATCGCGGCGGGCAAGCCCGACGAGAGCCCGCTCCTCGAGCAGATCACGCCCCACGACGGCAAGGCCGCGATGCCTCGCAACGCCCCGCCGCTCGCCCCCGCCGACATCGAGCTCATCACGACGTGGATCGCCCAGGGCGCCGTCGACGACACGCCCGCCGGCGCCGGCTCGCGGGTCGACGCCGAGCATCCCCCCGAGTACGCCCGCGCCCCCGTCGTCCCCGCCCTGGCCTTCTCGCCCGACGGCTCGCTCCTGGCCGTCGCCGGGTTCCATGAGATCCTGCTGTGGAAGTCCGACGGCTCCGAGCTGGTCGCCCGGCTCGTCGGCCTGTCCGAGCGCGTCGACTCGCTGGCCTTCTCGCCCGACGGCTCGAGGCTGGCCGCCACCGGCGGCGACCCGGGACGGCGGGGCGAGGTCCAGGTCTGGAACGTCGCCGAGCGGAAGCTCGAACTGTCGACCTCGGTCTCGTTCGACGTGGTCTTCGGCGCGAGCTGGTCGCCCGACGGGACCAGGATCGCCTTCGGCTGCACCGACAACTCCGCCCGCGCGATCGACGCCAAGACGGGCGAGCAGGTCCTGTTCATGGGCTCGCACAGCGACTGGGCGCTGGACACCGTCTTCTCGGCCGACGGCTCGCACCTGGTCTCGGTCGGCCGCGACATGTCGGCCAAGCTCACCGAGATCGCCGAGCAGCGGTTCGTCGACAACGTCACCTCGATCACCCCCGGCGCGTTGCGGGGGGGCCTGAAGGCGCTGGCGCGGCACCCCAGTCGCGACGAGATCGTCATCGGCGGCTCCGACGGCCAGCCCAAGGTCTACCGGATCTTCCGCCAGACCGTCCGCGTCATCGGCGACGACTCGAACCTGATGCGCGAGCTCCCCTCGCTCCCCGGCCGCGTGACGAGCGTCTGCGTCTCGCCCGACGGCCTCCGCATCGCCGCGTCGAGCAGCCTCGAAGGCGTCGCGGGCGAGGTCGCCGTCTATTCCTACGAATTCAGCGACGCCTTCCCGGACGCGATCAAGGCCATCCAGGCGAAGGTGGTCACCTCCCGATCGGCCGAGGAGAACGCCGCCGTGGACGCCTACCACAAGGAAGGCGTCAAGGAGATCGCCCGGTTCAAGACGACCGCCGGCGGGCTGTACGCGACCGACTTCCGCCCCGACCGCAAGGTCCTGGCGACGGCCGGCGGCGACGGCCTCGTCCGCCTGATCGACGCCGAGACCGGCGCCCTCGTCAAGGAGTTCGTCCCCGTCCCCATCTCCGGCTCCGCCGAGGGGAACCTCGCCGCCGCCGCCGCGCCGGCCGCGCTCGCCTTGCCCGAGGAGCCCACGGCGTCCGAGGCCCTCCCCGCCGGGGCCGTCGTGTCGGCCCTGGAGGTCGAGCCCCGCGCGATCGTCCTGGACTCCCCCGCCGCCTACGCCCAGATCGTCGCGACCGCCGTCCTCGCCTCGGGCGAGACGATCGACGCGACCCGGATGGTCGACCTGAAGGTGGAAGGGAACGCCGTCGAGGTCTCGCGCGGCGGGCTCGCGAAGCCCCGCGCCGACGGCTCCGCGAAGGTCGTCCTGGCCCTCGCCGGCCGGACGGTCGAGATCCCGGCCGAGGTCCACGGCTTCGCCGCCCCGATGCGGCCCGACTTCGTCCGCGACGTCGCCCCGGTCCTCTCCCGGATGGGCTGCAACCAGGGGACCTGCCACGGCTCGGCGCAGGGCAAGAACGGCTTCAAGCTGTCGCTGCGGGGCTACGACCCGCTGTACGACGTGACCGCCTTCACCGACGACGACGCCGCCCGCCGCGTCAACCCGGCCTCCCCCGAAGACAGCCTGATGCTCGACAAGCCGACGGGCGTCGTCCCCCACGGCGGCGGCGTGCTCATGGAGCCCGGCGACGCCTATTACGAGGTCGTCCGATCCTGGATCGCCCAGGGGGCCAGGCTCGACCGGAGTTCGGCCAAGGTCGCCGCGATCGAGGTCTTCCCGCGCAACCCCGTGGTCCAGCTCCCGGGCTCGGTCCAGCAGATCCGGGTCGTCGCCACGTACCACGACGGCGGCTCCCGCGACGTGACCCGCGAGGCGTTCCTGGAGAGCGGCGACACCGAAGTGGCCGCCACCCGGGCCCACGGCCTGGTCTCGGCGATCCGCCGCGGCGAGGCCCCGATCCTCGTCCGCTACGAGGGCTCCTACGCCTCGACGACGCTCACCGTCATGGGCGACCGCACCGGCTTCGCCTGGACCCCGCCGCCGTCGTACGGCCGGATCGACGACCTGGTCGCCGCCAAGTGGGAACGGCTCAAGATCCAGCCCTCCGACCTCTGCACCGACGCCGAGTTCCTCCGCCGGGCCTCGCTCGACTTGACCGGCCTCCCCCCCTCGGCCGACGAGGTCCGGGCGTTCCTCGCCGACCCGACCGAATCGAAGGCCAAGCGCGAGGCGCTCGTCGACCGCCTGATCGGCTCGCCGGCGTTCGTCGACTACTGGACGAACAAGTGGGCCGACCTGCTCCAGGTCAATCGCAAGTTCCTGGGCGCCGAGGGCGCCGCCGCCTTCCGAGACTGGATCCGCGCGCAGGTCGCCGCCGACGCCCCCTACGACGAGTTCGCCCGCCAGATCCTCACCGCGGCCGGCTCGAACAAGGACAACCCCGCCGCCTCGTACTACAAGATCCTCCGCGATCCCGAGGCGACGATGGAGAACACCACCCAGCTCTTCCTGGGCGTCCGGTTCAACTGCAACAAGTGCCACGACCACCCCTTCGAGCGCTGGACCCAGGACCAGTACTACGAGACCGCCGCCTTCTTCGCGCAGGTGGACCTGAAGCCCGACCCCGCCGCCGGCGGCCAGACCATCGGCGGCAGCGCCGTGGAGACCCCCCGGCCGCTCTACGAGGTCGTGTCCGACTCCGGGACGACCGAGGTCATCCATGACCGGACCAAGGAGCCGACGGCCCCCAAGTTCCCGTTCGATTGCGAGCACCCCAAGGCCGAGGCCGGCTCCTCCCGCCGGGCCGAGCTGGCCTCGTGGATCTCCTCGTCCGACAACCCGTACTTCGCCCGAGGCTACGTCAACCGGCTCTGGGGCTACCTGTTCGGCGTCGGCCTCGTCGAGCCGCTCGACGACGTCCGGGCCGGCAACCCGCCCAGCAACCCCGAACTGCTCGACCACCTGACCGACGAGTTCGTGCAGGGGGGCTTCCGGGCCCGCAACATCCTGCGGCGGATCTGCACCTCGCGGACCTACCAGCTTTCGGTCGAGGCGAACCCGTTCAACGCCGACGACAAGACCAACTTCTCGCACGCCGTCGCGCGTCGGCTGCCGGCCGAGGTGCTCTACGACGCGGTGAACCTGGCGACCGGCTCGATCTCGCGGATCCCGGGGGTCCCCCCCGGCACGCGGGCCTCGGCGCTGCCGGATTCGGGCGTGGAGCTCCCCAGCGGGTTCCTCTCGGCGTTCGGCCGCCCCGTCCGCGAGAGCGCCTGCGAATGCGAGCGGTCCAGCAGCTTGCAGCTCGGGCCCGTCATGGCCCTGGTCAGCGGGCCGACCCTGGCCGACGCCCTCGCCGACCCCGACAACGCCCTGACGAAGCTCGCGGCCTCCCAGAACGACGACGCCAGGCTCGTCGCCGAGCTGTTCCTCCGCATCCTGAACCGCCCGGCGACGCCCGACGAGGTCGCCGCCGCCGCCTCCGCGTTCCAGGAGGTCGACGAGGACCACAAGCGGCTCGCCGAAGCCCTCGGCGCGAAGGAGGCGGAGTTCGCCGCCGAACGCCCCCGGATCGAGCGCGAACGGCTGGCGGCCCTCGCCGCCGCCGAGGCCGAGCTGGCCGCCTTCGACGCCGACCAGGCGCCGAAGCTCGCCGAGCGCGAGAAGGCCCGCGCCGAGAAGCTCGCGGCCGTCGAGGCCGACGCGAAGGCGTACGAGGCCCAGCTCGTCGCCAAGGTCGCCGAGTGGGAGAAGGCCAACGCCGGATCGGTCGTCGACCCCTGGGTCGCGATCGACCCCAAGGCGACGGCCGCCTCCAGCGGGGCGACCCTGGCGAAGCAGGCCGACGGCTCGATCGTCGTCACCGGGACCAACAAGAACGGCGAGCTGACGATCACCGCCGAGACCGACCTGGAAGGCGTGGCCGCCGTCCGGCTCGAAGCCCTGACCGACCCCGGCCAGCCCCGGAACGGCCCCGGCCGCGCCTCGGACGGCAACTTCGTGCTGACCGAGTTCCAGCTCTCCGCCGCCCCCAAGGCCGCGCCCGACCAGGCGAAGCCGATCGGCCTCCACGCCGCGCTCGCCGACTTCAGCCAGGGCGAGTTCGACGTCGCCAAGGCCGTCGACGGCAACCTCGACGACCAGCGCGGCTGGGCCGTCGCCCCGCGCACCGGGCTGCTCCACTGGGCGACCTTCCAGACCAGGGAGCCCGTCGGCGGCCCCGGCGGGACCGTCCTGACGTTCAAGCTCCACCACCGCTTTCAGGACGTCTGGACCCTCGGCCGGTTCCGGATCTCGATCGCCCGCAAGGCGGACGTCGGCCTGGGCCTCCCCGAGCCGCTCCGCGCCGTGCTGGCGACCGCCCCCGACGTCCGAACCCCGGCGCAGGTCGACCTGCTCCTGGGCTACCACAAGGGGATGGATCAGGGCTATCTGGACCGCCAGGCCGCCCTCGCCGCCGCCCGGGCGCCCCTCCCCGCCGACCCGGCGCGGGCCGTCCTGCAGGCCAGGGTCGAGGCCGCCCGCCAGCCCGCCGTCCCGCCGGCGGCCCTCGTCCAGCTCCGTCGCGACCTCGACATGAGCGTCCAGCAGGCCGCCTCCCGCCGCCTGACCGCCGCCCAGGACGTCGCCTGGGCCCTCATCAACAGCCCGGAATTCCTGTTCAACCACTGA